The following coding sequences are from one Arthrobacter sp. 24S4-2 window:
- a CDS encoding thiamine pyrophosphate-dependent enzyme — protein MSSNTEPITLLNAEGIYSANKALPLDVDAVDATALYRDMVMARRVDTEAIALQRQGELGLWPSLLGQEAAQVGAAHALKPRDVVFPTYREHGVAWCRGVNPVDLLGLFRGTTLGGWDPAANNFNLYTLVIGAQTLHGIGYAMGIVRDGDVGTGDPARDRAVLVFLGDGALSEGETNEAFVWAAAQNLPVVFFCQNNQWAISAPYSVQSKVSVAQRAQGFGFAGVRVDGNDAFACLAATEEALAAARAGKGPTLIEALTYRRNPHTTSDDDGRYRSGAENDAWAALDPIDRLRTYLTSNGQLEEAILEQISGQEKSLAEQLRSGCRALPNPGPASPFQNTYAELPWELEQQMNEHLEFVEAGE, from the coding sequence ATGAGCAGTAATACCGAACCCATCACTTTGCTCAATGCCGAGGGCATCTACTCTGCGAACAAAGCCCTTCCGTTGGACGTAGACGCGGTCGATGCTACTGCGCTGTATCGGGACATGGTTATGGCCAGAAGGGTAGACACCGAGGCCATTGCGCTGCAGCGTCAAGGTGAACTTGGATTGTGGCCTTCCTTGCTGGGCCAAGAAGCCGCCCAAGTTGGCGCTGCCCACGCCCTGAAGCCCCGGGACGTGGTCTTCCCTACGTACAGGGAACACGGCGTCGCCTGGTGCCGCGGTGTGAACCCGGTTGACCTTCTCGGACTGTTCCGGGGAACAACGCTGGGTGGATGGGACCCTGCTGCCAACAACTTCAACCTGTACACACTCGTCATCGGCGCTCAGACACTGCATGGCATCGGTTATGCCATGGGCATAGTGAGAGACGGGGATGTGGGCACTGGAGACCCGGCGCGGGACCGTGCCGTACTGGTGTTTCTTGGCGACGGCGCTCTAAGCGAGGGCGAAACCAACGAAGCATTTGTGTGGGCGGCAGCCCAGAACCTGCCTGTGGTGTTCTTCTGTCAAAACAACCAATGGGCAATCTCGGCACCCTACTCCGTGCAGAGCAAGGTCTCCGTCGCCCAACGCGCACAGGGTTTCGGTTTTGCAGGGGTCCGGGTCGACGGCAATGACGCTTTCGCGTGCCTGGCCGCCACAGAAGAAGCCTTGGCAGCTGCGCGTGCCGGTAAGGGCCCCACCCTGATCGAGGCCCTCACCTATCGCAGAAACCCGCACACCACATCAGATGATGATGGCCGGTACCGCTCCGGGGCAGAAAACGATGCATGGGCAGCCTTGGACCCGATCGACAGGCTGCGCACCTACCTGACGTCGAACGGCCAGCTCGAAGAAGCGATCCTGGAGCAGATCTCAGGCCAGGAGAAGTCGCTGGCGGAACAGCTGCGATCCGGGTGCCGTGCCCTGCCGAATCCCGGGCCCGCTTCACCATTTCAGAACACCTATGCGGAACTGCCCTGGGAGCTTGAACAGCAGATGAATGAACACCTGGAATTTGTCGAGGCAGGCGAATGA
- a CDS encoding alpha-ketoacid dehydrogenase subunit beta — translation MSATSTRMPLAHALNLGLRHAMEADDKVMLLGEDIGQLGGVFRVTDGLQKSFGDHRVVDSPLGEAGIAGSAIGLAMAGYRPVCEIQFDGFVFPAMNQIITQLAKFHHRSEGTISVPVVIRIPVGGGIGAIEHHSESPEAYFAHTAGLKVVSPSTPQEAYDMMGLAIRSDDPVIFLEPKRSYWLKGDVDSGNSPEELQKATVVRDGQDLTLVAYGALMPVALKAAEVCQSEGRNIEVIDLRSLSPIDDKTLIESVERTGRMVVAHEASRTAGLGAEVAARVQDAAFHSLLSPVIRVTGYDTPYPPSRLEEDWLPGLDRILDGIDRSFTY, via the coding sequence ATGAGCGCCACGTCGACCCGAATGCCTCTTGCACACGCGCTGAACCTCGGCCTGCGGCATGCGATGGAAGCAGACGACAAAGTCATGCTTTTGGGCGAAGATATCGGGCAGCTCGGAGGTGTTTTCCGGGTTACAGATGGACTTCAAAAATCCTTTGGAGATCACCGTGTAGTCGATTCCCCTCTGGGCGAAGCAGGCATCGCCGGAAGCGCCATCGGCCTCGCCATGGCAGGTTACCGCCCGGTATGTGAAATCCAGTTCGACGGTTTCGTTTTTCCCGCGATGAACCAGATCATTACCCAGCTGGCGAAGTTCCATCACCGATCCGAGGGCACGATCAGCGTACCGGTAGTTATTCGAATCCCGGTTGGAGGCGGAATCGGCGCCATCGAACACCATTCGGAGTCACCCGAGGCGTATTTTGCCCATACCGCCGGCCTAAAGGTTGTCAGTCCCTCCACACCGCAAGAGGCGTACGACATGATGGGCCTCGCCATTCGAAGTGATGATCCTGTCATTTTCCTGGAACCTAAACGGTCGTATTGGCTCAAAGGGGACGTTGACTCCGGCAATAGCCCAGAGGAACTCCAGAAAGCCACCGTTGTCAGGGACGGCCAGGACTTGACCTTGGTCGCATACGGCGCGCTCATGCCTGTCGCTCTGAAGGCGGCAGAAGTGTGTCAAAGCGAAGGCAGGAATATTGAAGTCATCGACCTTCGCTCATTGTCGCCCATTGATGACAAAACGCTCATTGAATCCGTAGAGCGCACCGGCCGGATGGTGGTAGCCCACGAGGCATCACGCACCGCAGGGCTCGGAGCCGAGGTTGCCGCCCGCGTTCAAGACGCGGCGTTCCACTCACTGCTTTCACCGGTGATACGGGTTACCGGCTATGACACTCCTTATCCCCCCAGCCGTCTCGAAGAGGACTGGCTTCCCGGGCTGGACCGCATCCTCGACGGTATCGACAGAAGCTTCACCTACTAG
- a CDS encoding YoaK family protein has product MLALTFSTGVADAVGYLGLDKVFTGNMTGNIVILGMAVAGAKGLPVLGPAVALLGFMFGAAVAGRALRGRGSAWTGVTTRILVAAGCLLALTTILLALPLGLEPSSVHLVAAGILATTMGAQAAAARQLAVKDVTTVVVTSTITGLAADSWLGARVSQPWIRRILAIVLISSGAVVGALLLPFGISYGVGLSAGITLACAWMGHAFGRTRTKSPSPVIERVQTMS; this is encoded by the coding sequence ATGCTTGCCCTGACATTTTCGACCGGCGTCGCCGATGCCGTCGGCTATCTGGGTCTGGACAAGGTTTTCACGGGGAACATGACGGGCAATATCGTCATACTCGGGATGGCCGTTGCCGGCGCGAAGGGTCTTCCCGTTCTTGGCCCCGCCGTGGCGCTCCTGGGTTTCATGTTCGGAGCAGCAGTTGCAGGACGGGCTTTGCGCGGCAGGGGATCGGCCTGGACTGGTGTCACTACGCGCATCCTCGTTGCAGCGGGTTGTCTTCTTGCTTTAACAACAATTCTGTTGGCACTCCCACTCGGTCTTGAACCCTCGAGCGTTCACCTTGTGGCTGCCGGCATCCTGGCTACCACCATGGGCGCCCAGGCGGCAGCGGCAAGGCAACTCGCGGTCAAGGACGTCACAACCGTGGTTGTGACGTCAACGATCACTGGCCTCGCGGCCGATTCCTGGCTCGGCGCCCGGGTCTCCCAGCCTTGGATCCGCAGAATTCTAGCCATTGTCCTCATTTCAAGCGGCGCGGTCGTCGGGGCACTCTTGCTCCCCTTTGGGATCTCTTATGGGGTAGGTCTGTCAGCTGGAATCACGCTCGCGTGCGCTTGGATGGGTCATGCCTTTGGCCGCACCCGGACGAAGTCGCCTTCGCCAGTGATCGAGCGGGTTCAGACCATGTCGTAG
- a CDS encoding dihydrolipoamide acetyltransferase family protein, with product MNIQQFSLPDVGEGLTEAEIVTWLVKCGDVVEVNQAIVEIETAKSLVELPSPFAGEVTKLHAEPGATVDVGTPIISIATGETTAAREGEVSVHTSGRGPLDEDPKLLVGYGARETTSHRRRRKTEDHAVPVVHASTGETVEPPKSTPPVRKLAKDLGLDLASITPTGAGGVRTRNDVLKASSAAGITGASETVVEAASSDGGELRIPIKGVRKHTAAAMVKSAFTAPHVTEFVTVDVSRTIELQQQISRRREFKEIKLTPLTFVAKAFLKAIKGTPEANSRWDEQAQEIVQMRKVNLGIAAATPRGLIVPNIKGAEQLPLKELAQEISLLGASARAGKTDPAAMAHGTVTVTNIGVFGIDTGTPILNPGETAILAVGTVRRMPWVVEDEHGERIEIRSVLQLALSFDHRVMDGQQGSQLLADTAAILNEPGLSLL from the coding sequence ATGAATATCCAACAGTTCTCCCTGCCTGACGTCGGGGAAGGCCTCACGGAAGCCGAAATCGTAACTTGGCTCGTCAAATGCGGCGACGTTGTCGAGGTCAATCAGGCCATCGTGGAGATCGAAACAGCTAAATCTCTGGTGGAACTGCCCTCGCCCTTCGCCGGCGAAGTTACCAAACTACACGCGGAACCGGGCGCCACCGTCGACGTGGGTACACCCATCATCAGCATCGCCACGGGCGAGACCACGGCAGCCAGAGAGGGGGAAGTGTCAGTCCATACCAGCGGCCGCGGGCCGTTGGACGAAGATCCCAAGCTCCTGGTCGGGTACGGTGCCCGCGAAACAACCAGCCACCGCAGACGGCGGAAGACGGAAGACCATGCCGTGCCCGTCGTCCACGCATCTACAGGCGAAACCGTGGAACCGCCCAAATCAACCCCGCCGGTCCGCAAGCTGGCCAAAGATCTTGGCCTCGATCTTGCTTCCATCACCCCTACCGGAGCTGGTGGGGTCAGGACCCGGAATGACGTCCTGAAGGCATCTTCAGCAGCCGGCATCACCGGTGCTTCGGAAACAGTCGTTGAGGCAGCGAGCAGTGATGGTGGGGAGCTGCGGATACCCATCAAGGGTGTCCGTAAGCACACCGCGGCTGCCATGGTGAAATCGGCTTTCACGGCCCCGCACGTCACGGAGTTTGTCACCGTGGATGTTTCGCGGACCATCGAGCTACAGCAGCAGATAAGCCGCCGTCGGGAGTTCAAAGAGATTAAATTGACTCCACTTACGTTTGTCGCCAAGGCATTCCTGAAGGCCATCAAGGGTACCCCGGAGGCAAACTCCCGCTGGGATGAACAGGCCCAGGAAATAGTCCAGATGCGCAAGGTGAATCTGGGCATTGCGGCAGCCACGCCCCGGGGACTTATTGTACCGAACATCAAAGGTGCGGAACAGCTCCCCCTCAAGGAGTTGGCGCAGGAAATCAGCTTGCTCGGGGCGTCGGCCCGAGCGGGAAAGACCGACCCTGCAGCCATGGCTCACGGAACAGTGACCGTCACGAACATAGGCGTGTTCGGCATAGATACGGGAACTCCCATCCTCAATCCTGGAGAGACCGCAATTCTCGCCGTAGGGACGGTCAGGAGGATGCCATGGGTGGTAGAGGACGAACATGGCGAACGGATTGAAATCCGATCTGTCCTGCAGCTTGCACTCTCGTTTGACCATCGCGTGATGGACGGCCAGCAAGGATCGCAGCTGCTGGCGGACACCGCGGCCATTCTTAATGAACCGGGGTTGTCCTTGCTCTAG
- a CDS encoding SDR family NAD(P)-dependent oxidoreductase, which yields MDLQDTSAIVTGGASGLGAATARALAARNVHVFALDLGSSLKNAERADGITYLEADVTDPEAIRKAVQIAAANRPLRITVNCAGILPMARIIGRTGPHDSSLFAKVLEVNLVGSFNVMAISAEEMRKTDPDDDGQRGVVINTASIAAFEGQIGQVAYATSKAGIVGMTLPAARDLAQYGIRVNAIAPGIVETPMMDTLSDEVRTGLAAGVPFPKRLARAEEFASLALAIIDHDYLNGEVIRMDGALRMQPR from the coding sequence ATGGACCTCCAAGACACCTCAGCCATTGTTACCGGCGGAGCATCAGGACTCGGTGCTGCCACTGCCCGTGCCCTGGCGGCCCGGAACGTGCACGTGTTCGCTCTCGATCTTGGAAGCTCCCTCAAGAACGCCGAACGAGCCGATGGAATCACTTATCTGGAAGCAGACGTGACCGACCCCGAGGCCATCAGGAAAGCCGTCCAGATCGCCGCCGCCAATCGCCCGCTTCGGATCACAGTCAACTGCGCCGGCATTCTTCCCATGGCCCGCATCATCGGCCGCACCGGACCTCACGACTCCTCCCTTTTCGCCAAGGTCCTCGAGGTAAACCTTGTGGGGTCATTCAACGTTATGGCGATCTCTGCTGAGGAAATGCGGAAAACAGATCCGGATGACGACGGCCAGCGTGGCGTCGTCATAAACACGGCCTCCATCGCCGCCTTCGAGGGTCAAATAGGCCAAGTTGCTTACGCCACATCGAAGGCCGGCATAGTAGGCATGACGCTACCGGCCGCCCGCGACCTGGCGCAGTACGGAATCCGTGTCAATGCCATTGCTCCCGGCATCGTCGAAACCCCCATGATGGACACCCTTAGCGACGAAGTCCGGACGGGCCTGGCCGCCGGTGTTCCATTCCCCAAGCGTCTGGCCCGAGCCGAAGAATTCGCCAGCCTGGCCCTGGCGATTATCGATCATGACTACCTAAACGGTGAAGTCATACGCATGGATGGCGCCCTGCGCATGCAGCCCCGCTAA
- a CDS encoding GntR family transcriptional regulator, with protein MADAETGRVAVVPKERTRTVEYLVASLQERISDGEFEVGSWIRQERLATEYGVSRMPIREALHRLQALGVVELIANRGAQVKLPSFRDMAETFEVRGVLEGHAAYLAASHSTQKDIDSLRAACASFFEAVTEAEKGAAGSPRPHWYSANSQFHGTVISAAGNTQLSLSIEALHHRMPRNLTWAALGADPRLLAANAAEHVRIADAIEGRDGVLARELTIEHSVHARELIERHLAKS; from the coding sequence GTGGCTGACGCGGAGACAGGTCGGGTTGCGGTTGTACCGAAAGAACGAACGCGCACCGTAGAGTACCTCGTTGCGTCCTTACAGGAGCGCATCAGCGATGGAGAATTCGAGGTCGGTTCCTGGATCCGGCAGGAACGCCTGGCCACGGAATACGGCGTGAGTCGCATGCCAATCCGGGAAGCCCTGCACAGGCTCCAAGCCTTGGGCGTTGTGGAACTGATCGCCAACCGTGGCGCGCAGGTGAAACTTCCTTCCTTCAGGGATATGGCTGAAACCTTCGAGGTTCGGGGTGTGCTTGAAGGCCACGCAGCCTATCTGGCCGCCTCGCACAGCACCCAGAAGGACATCGATAGCCTTCGCGCAGCGTGCGCATCCTTTTTTGAAGCTGTGACTGAAGCCGAAAAAGGAGCCGCCGGATCTCCGCGCCCGCATTGGTACTCAGCTAACTCGCAGTTTCACGGCACGGTCATAAGCGCCGCAGGGAATACGCAACTGAGCCTCAGTATTGAGGCCCTGCATCACCGGATGCCCCGCAATCTGACCTGGGCCGCGCTTGGCGCGGACCCACGACTGTTAGCCGCAAACGCGGCCGAGCACGTTCGGATCGCGGATGCGATAGAAGGGCGGGATGGAGTGCTTGCCCGTGAACTCACCATTGAGCACAGCGTTCATGCACGGGAATTGATCGAACGGCATCTTGCCAAGAGCTAG
- a CDS encoding Lrp/AsnC family transcriptional regulator, which produces MSSIDRLDSELLKRLNTNARAGVAELAAQLGISRNTVLARLQRLEKAGILKGFRPVIDLEAAGVPVQAFVGLELDQRELAQVIERLSVIPEVLEVTTQAGREDLLVKVAAVTLADLQQAVGRMIEIRGVRHSNTTLSVSTPLAYRTQPLLDHLTSEAGWGRSTALPT; this is translated from the coding sequence ATGAGCAGCATAGACCGCCTTGACTCGGAGCTTCTGAAACGGCTGAACACCAACGCGCGCGCCGGCGTGGCTGAACTTGCGGCACAGCTGGGAATTTCGAGAAATACCGTCCTGGCAAGGTTGCAGAGACTGGAGAAGGCAGGGATCCTGAAGGGATTCAGGCCTGTAATCGACCTTGAAGCTGCAGGTGTACCTGTTCAGGCTTTCGTGGGCCTTGAGCTCGATCAGCGGGAACTGGCTCAGGTGATCGAGAGACTGAGCGTGATCCCCGAGGTCCTTGAAGTCACAACGCAAGCCGGACGCGAGGACTTGCTGGTCAAGGTGGCGGCCGTGACATTAGCTGACCTGCAGCAGGCCGTCGGTCGAATGATTGAAATCCGCGGCGTCAGGCACTCAAACACCACACTTTCGGTCTCAACACCGTTGGCCTATCGCACCCAACCCCTGCTTGATCACCTGACGAGCGAAGCTGGCTGGGGCAGATCCACGGCACTGCCAACTTAA
- a CDS encoding acyl-CoA dehydrogenase family protein, with amino-acid sequence MTLLKEDPQALEEAHAAGPPYPEADFLFLTDLLTEHELNQYQAARAFFQREVRPIAVDYWNRAEFPFELLPKLAAQQLSGLSTSNHLLSGLIQMEFTRADTSISTFFGVHHELFATAIHELGSDWQRRTLLPNVLALRKIGAFALTEPAHGSDISREMETTAERDGDAWVLNGTKRWIGNGSFADYVLVWAKDKADGEIKGFVVEKERAGFHAETIINKTSARIVQNANITLTDVRIPFANWLPGTKSFRDTNTLLRNSRIWVSWQAVGQQFATFDVARSYALERHQFGKPIASYQLIQSQLAQIMANATMSLSLMIQMSRLQESGRLTMDQAALAKASCTERMRESVALGRSILGGNGISTDFEMAKIFADAEAIYSYEGSHEINTLIVGRAITGISAFI; translated from the coding sequence ATGACACTACTCAAAGAAGACCCCCAGGCCCTTGAAGAAGCCCATGCCGCAGGACCGCCCTATCCGGAAGCTGACTTCCTGTTCCTTACAGACCTCCTGACGGAACATGAGCTGAATCAGTATCAGGCCGCGCGGGCGTTCTTCCAGCGGGAAGTAAGACCGATTGCCGTCGACTACTGGAATCGGGCCGAGTTCCCATTTGAGCTTCTACCTAAACTGGCAGCTCAGCAGTTATCGGGACTCAGCACGTCCAACCATTTGTTGTCCGGACTCATACAAATGGAATTCACTCGCGCCGACACATCCATTTCCACATTTTTCGGTGTCCACCACGAACTGTTTGCCACGGCAATCCATGAGCTTGGATCTGATTGGCAGCGACGTACTCTGCTGCCAAACGTGCTGGCACTGAGAAAAATCGGGGCCTTTGCTCTTACCGAGCCTGCTCACGGCTCTGATATCTCCCGAGAGATGGAAACGACAGCGGAGCGGGACGGGGACGCATGGGTACTCAACGGCACGAAGAGGTGGATCGGCAACGGTTCCTTCGCCGACTACGTCCTCGTGTGGGCAAAAGACAAAGCTGACGGCGAGATCAAGGGTTTCGTCGTGGAAAAGGAGCGCGCCGGATTTCATGCCGAAACAATCATCAACAAGACTTCCGCACGCATAGTCCAAAACGCCAACATCACGCTGACCGACGTGCGCATTCCGTTCGCAAACTGGCTTCCCGGCACAAAGTCCTTCCGCGACACCAACACCCTGCTTCGTAATTCCAGGATCTGGGTCAGCTGGCAGGCCGTCGGCCAGCAGTTCGCTACGTTCGATGTTGCCCGGTCATACGCACTGGAACGCCACCAGTTCGGCAAACCCATCGCGTCGTACCAGCTCATCCAGAGCCAACTCGCCCAAATCATGGCAAACGCCACCATGTCGCTATCACTGATGATTCAAATGTCACGCCTCCAGGAAAGCGGGCGGCTCACTATGGATCAAGCCGCCCTCGCAAAAGCTAGCTGCACTGAAAGAATGCGCGAGTCAGTCGCTCTGGGCCGATCTATTCTCGGCGGCAACGGCATCAGTACAGATTTCGAAATGGCAAAGATTTTTGCCGATGCGGAAGCAATCTACTCGTACGAAGGAAGCCACGAAATCAACACCCTCATCGTGGGTCGAGCGATCACCGGAATTTCTGCGTTCATCTAA
- a CDS encoding gamma-glutamyltransferase family protein: MTASTHWLATAAAQSVLERGGNAFDAAVAGGFVLHIVEPHLNGPGGDMVALISPGGVDPSVLMGQGPAPAGASIDHFRAEGLQSVPGAGALAAAVPGAVDAWLMLLEDHGTWELTDVLEYALHYAETGHALGAQAAAVIGTMGQHFSEHWHSSAAQWMPNGQIPHEGDMIKNPPYAEVLRRLIAAGFDGGTRQRRIRLAREEWKSGFVAQSAVAFARTSHRHSSGSDHRGVLDMGDFANFSASYEEPQSINFRGTTIVKAGFWSQGPVLLQALAILDHFDDEHLDPSTAPGAHTILETLKLAMADRDAYYGDSASPRALRQLLEPEYAHGRAAEIEPTASREFRPGRIPGLKPFFPILTADPGESSVLGAGEPTVKISGETRGDTCHIDVVDRHGNMVSATPSGGWLQSSPTIPPLGFALGTRLQMTWLDPDSPSALRPGTRPRTTLSPTLLMKDGFATAALGTPGGDQQDQWQLLYLLRTIVGGYNPQQAIDAPMFHTSALAGSFWPREFHPAGVVMENRVSPDVLADLRDRGHEISIVDGWSLGRLSTVIRDPASGSMGAAANPRGNQGYAGGR, encoded by the coding sequence ATGACTGCTTCCACACACTGGCTGGCCACCGCCGCTGCTCAGTCCGTATTGGAACGCGGGGGAAACGCGTTCGACGCAGCGGTGGCCGGCGGATTCGTCCTGCATATTGTGGAACCGCATCTGAACGGGCCAGGCGGGGACATGGTGGCACTCATATCTCCGGGAGGCGTTGACCCCTCCGTTCTCATGGGACAGGGACCCGCCCCTGCCGGGGCATCCATCGACCACTTTCGGGCGGAAGGCCTTCAATCCGTGCCTGGTGCGGGCGCCCTGGCCGCTGCAGTCCCCGGCGCCGTGGACGCATGGCTGATGCTCCTCGAAGACCACGGCACGTGGGAACTCACCGACGTTCTGGAATACGCCCTGCACTATGCCGAAACAGGCCATGCACTCGGCGCGCAGGCAGCCGCAGTCATTGGCACCATGGGACAACATTTCTCTGAACATTGGCACAGCTCCGCCGCCCAGTGGATGCCTAATGGACAGATACCGCACGAAGGCGACATGATCAAGAATCCGCCCTACGCCGAGGTACTAAGACGTCTCATTGCCGCCGGCTTCGACGGCGGTACGAGACAGCGCAGGATCCGGCTGGCCCGCGAAGAATGGAAGTCGGGCTTCGTAGCGCAGTCGGCGGTTGCCTTTGCCCGCACTTCCCACCGCCACTCATCGGGCAGCGATCATCGCGGGGTGCTCGACATGGGGGATTTCGCGAACTTTTCGGCATCCTATGAGGAACCACAATCCATAAACTTCCGCGGCACGACTATCGTCAAGGCCGGCTTCTGGTCTCAGGGGCCGGTGCTGCTCCAAGCCCTCGCCATCCTGGATCACTTCGACGACGAGCATTTGGACCCCTCCACAGCGCCCGGAGCCCACACCATTTTGGAAACCCTCAAGCTGGCGATGGCGGACCGCGATGCATACTACGGGGACTCAGCCTCACCGCGCGCCTTGCGCCAGCTTCTGGAGCCGGAGTACGCACATGGACGGGCAGCCGAAATCGAACCCACTGCTTCGCGGGAATTCCGGCCGGGAAGAATTCCCGGCCTGAAACCGTTTTTCCCTATTCTCACAGCCGATCCGGGGGAAAGTTCAGTTTTGGGAGCCGGGGAACCGACGGTGAAGATTTCAGGTGAAACACGGGGTGACACCTGCCACATAGATGTGGTCGACAGACACGGCAACATGGTCAGCGCCACACCGTCGGGCGGCTGGCTGCAGTCGTCCCCGACAATTCCACCCCTGGGATTTGCACTCGGCACCCGGCTGCAGATGACCTGGCTGGACCCGGATTCGCCGTCCGCCCTGAGGCCCGGCACCCGCCCCCGAACCACGCTCAGCCCCACACTACTCATGAAAGATGGTTTCGCCACCGCCGCCCTGGGGACCCCCGGTGGCGACCAGCAGGACCAGTGGCAGCTGCTGTACCTGCTTCGCACCATTGTCGGCGGCTACAACCCCCAGCAGGCTATTGATGCACCGATGTTTCACACCAGCGCGCTGGCTGGTTCCTTCTGGCCCAGGGAGTTCCATCCGGCGGGCGTGGTCATGGAGAACAGGGTCAGCCCGGACGTGCTGGCTGATCTGCGGGACCGGGGCCATGAAATCAGCATTGTGGATGGATGGTCACTGGGCCGGCTTTCAACTGTCATCCGTGATCCTGCATCGGGAAGCATGGGGGCGGCGGCTAACCCGAGGGGAAATCAAGGTTACGCCGGCGGCCGGTAA
- a CDS encoding Glu/Leu/Phe/Val dehydrogenase, whose protein sequence is MPSTFITQPGLGEDGIFDLSDANSGSHEAVRLCVDSATGLRAIVALHSTSRGPALGGTRFFPYKDETAALRDVLRLSEGMTFKAAAAGLPLGGGKAVIIGDPEALKTPELLRAYGRFVDSFGGSYITAADVGTTSADMDFIGESTVRVVGRNMTHGGSGDSGYSTASGVFCAMTAAANYVWGATGLRGRAVGVEGAGKVGSQLIRLLLDAGAEVVLAEPHAETMSRAAETYPNIRVRGSVVDAEVDVYAPCAMGGTLNADTVRTVRARIVCGAANNQLHTPEMEYQLRAHGILWVPDYIANAGGLIQVASEIDVITPDEVAGRIDHIALTVMEMLRISEERNMTPGDAADAMVRGRLGTGARG, encoded by the coding sequence GTGCCGTCCACTTTTATTACACAGCCGGGGCTGGGGGAGGACGGCATTTTCGACCTCTCTGACGCGAACTCCGGGAGCCATGAAGCTGTCAGACTTTGCGTAGACAGCGCAACCGGCCTCCGGGCAATAGTTGCCCTCCACAGCACTTCGCGGGGGCCGGCGTTGGGAGGGACGCGGTTTTTTCCCTACAAGGATGAAACGGCCGCGCTGCGTGACGTTCTGCGCCTTTCTGAAGGAATGACCTTTAAAGCGGCAGCGGCCGGTTTGCCTCTCGGGGGTGGCAAGGCTGTGATTATCGGCGATCCTGAAGCATTGAAAACTCCGGAACTGCTTCGGGCCTACGGCCGTTTTGTGGACTCCTTTGGCGGTTCATATATAACTGCCGCGGATGTCGGCACCACCTCCGCCGATATGGATTTCATTGGTGAATCCACAGTCCGGGTAGTGGGACGAAACATGACCCACGGCGGGTCCGGGGACAGCGGCTACTCAACTGCTAGCGGCGTTTTTTGCGCCATGACGGCAGCTGCGAACTATGTCTGGGGCGCCACCGGGCTCCGCGGCCGGGCTGTAGGTGTGGAGGGAGCAGGGAAAGTCGGAAGTCAGCTGATCCGTCTCCTCCTGGACGCAGGTGCAGAGGTTGTGCTCGCCGAACCTCACGCGGAGACGATGAGCCGCGCGGCAGAAACCTACCCGAATATCCGTGTCAGAGGTTCAGTTGTAGATGCCGAAGTCGACGTTTATGCGCCGTGCGCGATGGGAGGCACGCTCAACGCAGACACTGTTAGGACCGTTAGGGCGCGCATCGTATGCGGTGCTGCCAACAATCAGCTTCACACCCCGGAGATGGAGTACCAGCTGAGAGCGCACGGCATCCTGTGGGTTCCGGACTACATTGCCAATGCTGGAGGACTGATCCAGGTCGCCTCCGAGATCGACGTCATAACGCCGGACGAAGTTGCCGGTCGAATCGACCATATCGCCCTGACAGTCATGGAGATGCTCCGCATTTCCGAAGAGCGCAATATGACACCCGGCGATGCAGCCGATGCGATGGTCCGCGGCCGCCTGGGAACAGGGGCGCGAGGATGA